DNA sequence from the Sphingobacteriales bacterium genome:
TTTTGTATCAATGCGATGCGGTCGCACAGCACCACTTCATCCATATACGGTGTAGATACCAGGATGGTGATGCCCTGGTCCTTCAGTTTTTTCAGCATTTCCCAAAATTCTTTCCTCGAAACGGAATCGACACCGGTCGTCGGTTCATCCAAAAACAATACCACCGGTTTATGAATCAGCGCACAGGATAAGGCCAGTTTCTGTTTCATGCCGCCCGATAATTTTCCGGCTCTTCTGTCCTTGAATGGCTCTATCTGCTCGTAGATATCTTTGATGAGATGATAATTTTCCTGTATGGTGGTGCCGAAGATCGTGGCGAACAGATTCAGGTTTTCTTCCACAGATAAATCCTGGTACAAACTGAATCGTCCGGGCATATAACCGATGGCATTGCGTATTTTCTTATAATCGTGCACCACATCCCAGCCATTCACCGTTGCTGTTCCGCTGTCTGCCAAAAGCAAGGTGGTCAGGATACGGAACAGGCTCGATTTTCCCGCTCCGTCAGGGCCAATCAACCCGAATATTTCACCGGAATTGACTTCCAGGGAAATATCCTTCAGGGCACTGACGGTACCTTTGTTGTAGGTTTTGTTGATATGGCTGACAGAAATCATGCGTATCAGAATTTTACTTCACCGTACATGCCCAGTTTAATATAGCCGTCATTCTTTACACGAATCTTGATGGCATATACCAGATTGGCGCGTTCATCTTTGGTCTGTATCGTTTTCGGGGTGAACTCCGACCGGTCGGATATCCAGGTGATGGTGCCGGGATAGGATTTGTATCCTTTTTCCCCGTTGTCAATCTGAACCGTAATGTTTTGCCCGAGTTTTACGGCATTAAGCTGTGAACCGGTGATATAAGCGC
Encoded proteins:
- a CDS encoding ABC transporter ATP-binding protein, which produces MISVSHINKTYNKGTVSALKDISLEVNSGEIFGLIGPDGAGKSSLFRILTTLLLADSGTATVNGWDVVHDYKKIRNAIGYMPGRFSLYQDLSVEENLNLFATIFGTTIQENYHLIKDIYEQIEPFKDRRAGKLSGGMKQKLALSCALIHKPVVLFLDEPTTGVDSVSRKEFWEMLKKLKDQGITILVSTPYMDEVVLCDRIALIQNGSILTIDTTANIQATFPHKLFAVKTPQTFSVMNELRKYEHTLSCFAFGDSIHVAFDTADGEAGAKAYLSRHDISDFTMESIPPTIEDCFIQLLKN